In the genome of Rhodoferax fermentans, one region contains:
- the ugpB gene encoding sn-glycerol-3-phosphate ABC transporter substrate-binding protein UgpB: MKVKLATAALAAMLAVSAHAVTEIQWWHSMTAVNGEWVNDLAKNFNASQSDYKIVPTYKGQYDESMTAAVAAFRAGNAPAILQVFEVGTATMMASKNAIVPVAKVMKDAGQKFDPKAYISAVAGYYTAPSGEMLSMPFNSSTTVFYYNKDAFKAAGLDPNKAPSSWPEVALAAAKLKASGHACPLTLAWQGWTQLESFSAWHNVEFATKSNGLGGLDARMKVNSPLHVRHIDNLANMAKQGLFVYKGRANVPEATFVSGECAMITTSSGFYGNVKKNAKFNFGLAPLPYYPDVPGAPQNTVIGGASLWVMAGKKPEEYKGIAKFFSYISSPEVQSASHKRTGYLPITTAAFELTEKSGFYKENPGTDVAPTQMIRKVTDKSRGIRLGNYVQIRTIEDEELEQVWGGKKSAKEALDGIVKRGNELLERFEKANKK; this comes from the coding sequence ATGAAAGTAAAACTTGCAACGGCGGCTTTGGCGGCCATGCTGGCGGTATCGGCCCATGCCGTGACTGAAATCCAATGGTGGCATTCGATGACTGCGGTCAACGGTGAATGGGTCAACGATCTGGCCAAAAACTTCAACGCCAGCCAATCGGACTACAAAATCGTCCCGACCTACAAAGGTCAATACGATGAGTCCATGACAGCTGCCGTTGCCGCCTTTCGCGCAGGCAACGCACCAGCGATCTTGCAAGTGTTTGAGGTGGGTACAGCCACCATGATGGCCAGCAAAAACGCCATCGTGCCGGTCGCCAAGGTGATGAAGGATGCCGGGCAAAAGTTTGACCCAAAGGCTTACATTTCCGCCGTCGCGGGTTACTACACCGCACCCAGTGGTGAGATGTTGAGCATGCCGTTCAACAGCTCCACCACCGTGTTTTATTACAACAAGGATGCGTTCAAGGCCGCCGGACTCGACCCCAACAAGGCGCCGAGCAGCTGGCCCGAAGTGGCCTTGGCTGCCGCCAAACTCAAGGCCAGCGGTCACGCCTGCCCCTTGACACTGGCCTGGCAAGGCTGGACCCAGCTCGAGAGTTTCTCGGCCTGGCACAACGTGGAGTTCGCCACCAAGTCCAACGGTCTGGGCGGTCTGGATGCCCGCATGAAGGTGAATTCACCTCTGCATGTGCGCCACATCGACAACCTGGCCAACATGGCCAAACAAGGCCTGTTTGTCTACAAGGGTCGTGCCAACGTGCCTGAGGCGACCTTTGTCTCGGGTGAATGCGCCATGATCACCACCTCCAGCGGTTTTTACGGCAATGTGAAGAAAAACGCCAAGTTCAACTTTGGCCTGGCACCCCTGCCCTATTACCCCGATGTGCCGGGTGCGCCGCAAAACACCGTGATTGGTGGCGCCAGCCTGTGGGTCATGGCGGGTAAAAAACCAGAAGAATACAAAGGCATCGCCAAGTTCTTCAGCTACATCTCCAGCCCTGAAGTGCAATCCGCCAGCCACAAACGCACCGGTTACCTGCCCATCACCACGGCGGCCTTTGAGCTGACCGAAAAGTCGGGTTTCTACAAGGAAAACCCGGGCACCGACGTGGCACCCACCCAGATGATCCGCAAGGTGACCGACAAGTCACGCGGCATCCGTCTGGGCAACTATGTGCAGATCCGCACCATCGAGGATGAAGAACTTGAACAAGTTTGGGGTGGCAAGAAGAGCGCCAAAGAGGCCCTGGATGGCATCGTTAAACGTGGCAACGAGTTGCTGGAACGTTTCGAAAAAGCCAACAAGAAGTAA
- the ugpA gene encoding sn-glycerol-3-phosphate ABC transporter permease UgpA — protein sequence MDKRVFFRSRWLPWVLLAPQVAVIALFFFWPAAQALLQSVQQSDAFGTSVEFVGLDNFRNLWNDETYLASFYTTAIFSSLVAVAGISVSLGLAVFADRIVKGALIYKTLLIWPYAVAPAVAGVLWLFMFAPSVGVVSYWLQMLGVDWNHLLNSQHAMTLVVMAAVWKQISYNFLFFLAGLQSIPKSLIEAAAIDGARPWRRFWTMVFPLLSPTTFFLLVINIVYAFFDTFAIIDAATQGGPGKDTAILVYKVYFDGFKAMDMGGSAAQSVVLMVIVVALTVVQFRFVEKKVNY from the coding sequence ATGGACAAGCGCGTCTTTTTTCGCTCCCGATGGCTGCCCTGGGTGTTGCTGGCACCCCAGGTGGCCGTGATTGCACTGTTCTTTTTCTGGCCGGCGGCCCAGGCCTTGCTGCAGTCGGTGCAGCAGTCTGATGCATTCGGCACCTCGGTCGAGTTTGTCGGACTCGACAACTTCCGTAACCTCTGGAACGACGAGACCTACCTGGCCTCGTTTTACACCACCGCCATTTTTTCGAGCCTGGTGGCGGTGGCGGGTATCAGTGTGTCGCTGGGCCTGGCGGTGTTTGCAGACCGCATTGTCAAAGGTGCCCTGATCTACAAAACCCTGCTGATCTGGCCCTACGCGGTCGCCCCGGCTGTGGCTGGGGTGTTGTGGCTGTTCATGTTTGCCCCGAGTGTGGGCGTGGTGTCGTACTGGCTGCAGATGCTGGGCGTGGACTGGAACCACCTGCTCAACAGCCAACACGCAATGACCCTGGTGGTGATGGCGGCGGTCTGGAAACAGATCTCCTACAACTTCCTGTTTTTTCTAGCGGGCTTGCAAAGCATCCCCAAGTCTTTGATTGAAGCGGCAGCCATTGACGGTGCGCGGCCCTGGCGCCGGTTCTGGACCATGGTGTTCCCCCTGCTCTCACCCACCACCTTTTTCCTGCTGGTGATCAACATCGTCTACGCCTTTTTTGACACCTTTGCCATCATCGATGCCGCCACCCAGGGCGGCCCGGGCAAAGACACCGCGATCCTGGTCTACAAGGTGTACTTTGACGGCTTCAAGGCGATGGACATGGGTGGATCGGCCGCCCAGTCGGTGGTGCTGATGGTGATTGTGGTGGCACTCACTGTCGTTCAATTCCGTTTTGTTGAGAAGAAAGTGAACTACTGA
- the ugpE gene encoding sn-glycerol-3-phosphate ABC transporter permease UgpE yields MVERRPFLTLLSHAVLVLGVLVVAFPLYLTFVASTQTSQAIVQAPMPLLPGSHLIENYTAALNGTGGGSGGKAPVGQMMTVSLVSALIISLGKIAISLLSAFAIVYFRFPFRMFFFWAIFITLMLPVEVRIGPTYKVVSDLGMLNSYAGLTIPLIASATATFLFRQFFLTVPEELVEAARMDGAGPMRFFWDVLVPLSKTSIAALFVIQFIYGWNQYLWPLLVTTSEDMYPVVIGIKRMISGGDSEMQWNVVMATAVLAMLPPALVVVLMQKWFVKGLVDTEK; encoded by the coding sequence ATGGTTGAACGCCGCCCCTTTTTGACGCTGCTGTCACATGCGGTGCTGGTGCTGGGTGTGCTGGTGGTGGCGTTTCCGCTGTACCTGACTTTTGTGGCGTCCACCCAGACCTCGCAAGCCATTGTGCAGGCCCCGATGCCGCTGTTGCCCGGCAGCCACCTGATCGAGAACTACACCGCAGCGCTCAACGGCACTGGCGGTGGCTCGGGCGGCAAGGCGCCGGTGGGACAGATGATGACGGTGAGCCTGGTCTCCGCCTTGATCATCTCGCTCGGCAAAATTGCCATCTCGCTGCTGTCGGCGTTTGCCATTGTGTATTTCCGCTTTCCGTTTCGGATGTTCTTCTTCTGGGCGATTTTTATCACCCTGATGTTGCCGGTGGAGGTGCGCATCGGCCCGACCTACAAGGTGGTGTCCGATCTGGGCATGCTCAACAGCTACGCGGGGCTGACCATCCCGCTGATTGCCTCGGCCACCGCCACCTTTTTGTTCCGCCAGTTTTTTCTGACCGTACCCGAAGAACTGGTGGAGGCGGCACGTATGGATGGTGCCGGGCCGATGCGGTTCTTCTGGGACGTGCTGGTGCCGCTGTCCAAAACCTCGATTGCCGCGTTGTTTGTGATCCAGTTCATCTACGGCTGGAACCAGTACCTGTGGCCGCTGCTGGTGACCACCAGCGAGGACATGTACCCGGTGGTGATTGGCATCAAACGCATGATCTCAGGCGGTGACTCCGAGATGCAGTGGAACGTGGTCATGGCCACCGCCGTTTTGGCCATGCTGCCGCCAGCCCTGGTGGTGGTTCTGATGCAGAAGTGGTTTGTCAAAGGGCTGGTGGACACCGAAAAATGA
- a CDS encoding sn-glycerol-3-phosphate import ATP-binding protein UgpC, which produces MASITLTNIIKRYGAGKSANQVIHGVNAEIADGEFVVIVGPSGCGKSTLLRMVAGLEEVSGGEIAIGNRVVNDLEPSERDIAMVFQNYALYPHMTVFDNMAYGLKIAKVPKDEIRARVDKAAKILEIGPFLNRKPRELSGGQRQRVAMGRAIVRQPQVFLFDEPLSNLDAKLRAQTRLEIQKLHRELGITSLFVTHDQVEAMTLAQRMMVMNAGVMEQFGTPEEVYNRPASTFVAAFMGSPPMNLLKSAPDAPPDTIVGVRPEHLDITPSGWALTVEAVEMLGAERLTYGRWLHGQADELVIVRTEEACAAPELGQTLCVTPRPGKIHHFDAATGKRKDLGA; this is translated from the coding sequence ATGGCCTCGATCACACTTACCAACATCATCAAGCGCTACGGCGCAGGCAAATCAGCCAACCAGGTCATCCACGGCGTCAACGCCGAGATTGCGGATGGCGAATTTGTGGTCATCGTCGGACCATCGGGTTGCGGCAAATCCACTTTGCTGCGTATGGTCGCCGGGCTCGAAGAAGTCAGCGGTGGAGAGATTGCCATTGGCAACCGTGTGGTCAACGATCTGGAGCCGTCTGAGCGCGACATCGCCATGGTGTTCCAGAACTACGCTCTGTACCCCCACATGACGGTGTTTGACAACATGGCTTATGGCCTGAAGATTGCCAAGGTGCCCAAGGACGAGATCCGGGCTCGGGTCGACAAGGCCGCCAAAATTCTCGAGATTGGCCCGTTTTTGAACCGCAAGCCGCGTGAACTCTCGGGTGGGCAGCGCCAGCGTGTCGCCATGGGCCGTGCCATCGTGCGTCAGCCGCAGGTGTTTTTGTTTGACGAACCCTTGAGCAACCTGGACGCCAAGTTACGCGCCCAGACCCGCCTGGAAATCCAAAAACTACACCGCGAACTCGGCATCACCTCGCTGTTTGTCACCCACGACCAGGTCGAGGCCATGACGCTGGCACAGCGCATGATGGTGATGAATGCCGGGGTGATGGAGCAATTCGGCACGCCCGAAGAGGTTTACAACCGCCCGGCCAGCACCTTTGTTGCCGCGTTCATGGGCTCACCGCCAATGAACCTGCTCAAGAGTGCGCCCGATGCCCCGCCCGACACCATTGTGGGCGTGCGCCCGGAGCATCTGGACATCACCCCCAGCGGCTGGGCGCTGACCGTGGAAGCGGTCGAAATGCTTGGTGCCGAGCGCCTGACCTATGGCCGCTGGTTACATGGGCAGGCCGACGAACTGGTGATTGTCCGCACCGAAGAGGCTTGCGCGGCGCCCGAATTGGGGCAAACTCTGTGTGTGACACCCCGGCCCGGAAAAATTCACCACTTTGACGCTGCCACCGGCAAACGCAAGGACCTTGGCGCATGA
- the ugpQ gene encoding glycerophosphodiester phosphodiesterase encodes MKTTPHDHPWPYPRWIAHRGAGKLAPENTLSAFRTGAAHGYRMFECDVKLSADGVPFLMHDDTLTRTTNAGEALGTGLSAVGGEHPWSTLSLLDAGSWHSRAFVGEPLPTFEAIARYCRHNGFDLNIEIKPTPGTDYHTGQVVAQHAARLWHGAAVPPLLTSFEVPALEGALQAQPELPRGLLLENLWDGWLETALRLGCVAIVCDHCLWDVVTVAQAKTAGLRTLSYTVNDDDNVQRLLTLGTDAIITDRVELFSPAR; translated from the coding sequence ATGAAAACCACCCCACACGACCACCCCTGGCCTTACCCTCGCTGGATTGCCCACCGTGGCGCTGGCAAACTCGCGCCAGAAAACACCTTGTCCGCCTTCCGCACCGGTGCGGCCCACGGCTACCGCATGTTTGAGTGCGACGTGAAACTCAGCGCCGACGGTGTGCCGTTTTTGATGCACGACGACACCCTGACCCGCACCACCAACGCGGGCGAAGCGCTGGGCACCGGCTTGAGCGCCGTGGGTGGTGAGCATCCCTGGAGCACCCTGTCACTGCTGGATGCGGGCAGCTGGCATTCACGCGCGTTTGTGGGTGAGCCCCTGCCCACCTTTGAAGCCATTGCCCGCTACTGCCGCCACAACGGTTTTGACTTGAACATCGAGATCAAACCCACCCCCGGCACCGACTACCACACCGGCCAGGTGGTGGCGCAGCATGCGGCGCGGCTGTGGCATGGCGCGGCGGTGCCGCCTTTGCTGACCTCGTTCGAGGTGCCCGCACTGGAAGGTGCGCTACAGGCCCAACCCGAGCTGCCGCGGGGTTTGCTGCTGGAAAACCTGTGGGATGGCTGGCTGGAAACCGCTCTGAGGCTGGGTTGTGTGGCGATTGTGTGCGACCACTGCCTGTGGGATGTGGTCACCGTGGCCCAGGCGAAAACCGCCGGACTGCGCACCCTGAGTTACACCGTCAACGACGACGACAACGTGCAAAGGCTGCTGACTTTGGGCACCGACGCGATCATCACCGACCGGGTCGAGCTGTTCTCACCGGCGCGCTAA
- the hemA gene encoding glutamyl-tRNA reductase: MAVWALGINHTTAPLDLRGRFAFAVDQITPTLHALRSALSRQPEAALISTCNRTEIYCACEQPQLQHTLDWLAHSGGVSPEVLRAHSYTLTDGLAARHAFRVASGLDSMVLGEPQILGQIKDAVRAAEAAGSLGTTLSQMFQRSFAVAKEVRTSTEIGAHSISMAAAAVRLASQLFENLNEVKVLFVGAGEMIDLCATHFAAKNPKSMVIANRTLSRGEELASKFGAEVMCLADLPDRLHEFDAVVSCTASTLPLIGLGSVERALKKRRRRPMFMVDLAVPRDIEIEVKELEDVYLYTVDDLAGVVQTAQANRQAAVAQAEAIVDAGVQSFLHWVDQRSTVPLIQALNAQADAWRNAEMARARKLLLKGEDIDSVLEALSKGITQKMLHGAMAELRAGDSAARERASAAVQHFFLRKER, encoded by the coding sequence ATGGCAGTCTGGGCTTTAGGCATCAATCACACGACCGCACCGCTCGATCTGCGCGGCCGGTTTGCGTTCGCCGTTGACCAAATCACCCCCACCTTACACGCTTTGCGCAGCGCTCTGAGCCGCCAGCCCGAGGCGGCCCTGATCTCCACCTGCAACCGCACCGAGATTTATTGCGCCTGTGAGCAGCCGCAACTGCAGCACACCCTGGACTGGCTGGCCCACAGCGGCGGCGTCTCGCCCGAAGTGTTGCGTGCCCATTCCTACACCCTGACCGACGGTTTGGCCGCCCGCCACGCTTTCCGTGTGGCCAGCGGGCTGGACTCGATGGTGCTCGGTGAACCCCAGATCCTGGGCCAGATCAAGGACGCAGTGCGGGCTGCCGAGGCCGCAGGCTCGTTGGGCACCACGCTGAGCCAGATGTTCCAGCGCTCGTTTGCGGTGGCCAAAGAGGTGCGCACCTCCACCGAGATCGGCGCCCACTCCATCAGCATGGCCGCCGCCGCCGTGCGCTTGGCCAGCCAATTGTTTGAAAACCTCAACGAGGTCAAAGTGCTGTTTGTGGGTGCGGGCGAGATGATCGACCTGTGCGCCACCCACTTTGCCGCCAAAAACCCCAAAAGCATGGTCATTGCCAACCGCACGCTGTCGCGCGGTGAAGAATTGGCCAGCAAGTTTGGCGCCGAGGTGATGTGCTTGGCCGACCTGCCGGACCGCCTGCATGAGTTTGACGCGGTGGTGAGCTGCACCGCCAGCACCCTGCCGCTGATCGGACTGGGCTCGGTCGAACGCGCTTTGAAAAAACGCCGCCGCCGCCCGATGTTCATGGTTGACCTGGCGGTGCCGCGTGACATCGAGATCGAGGTCAAGGAGCTCGAAGACGTGTACCTCTACACCGTGGACGATCTGGCTGGTGTGGTGCAAACCGCCCAGGCCAACCGCCAGGCTGCGGTGGCACAGGCCGAAGCGATTGTGGACGCCGGGGTACAGAGCTTTTTGCACTGGGTTGACCAGCGCAGCACGGTGCCACTGATCCAGGCGCTCAACGCCCAGGCCGACGCCTGGCGCAACGCCGAGATGGCACGCGCCCGCAAACTGCTGCTCAAGGGTGAAGACATCGACAGCGTGCTCGAAGCCCTGTCCAAAGGCATCACCCAGAAGATGCTGCACGGCGCCATGGCCGAGCTGCGTGCCGGAGATTCGGCCGCACGTGAACGCGCCAGCGCGGCCGTCCAGCACTTTTTCCTGCGCAAAGAGCGTTAG
- the prfA gene encoding peptide chain release factor 1 produces the protein MKPFLRQQLARYADRLGELEFLLSRQDIMSDMAQFLVLSREHTDVAAVASRWLRYQQREADLAGAQEMLKDAADDAEMLAMAQEEIDAANAELAQLEAELQRMLLPKDPDDARPAFVEIRAGTGGDESALFAADLARMYLRYCDRKGWKHEVMSESASELGGYKELVLRIEGDNVYGALKFESGGHRVQRVPVTETQGRIHTSAATVAVMAEPDEAEAIKINPSDLRIDTYRASGAGGQHINKTDSAVRITHLPTGIVAECQDGRSQHSNKAQALKVLTARIQEKDRSERAAKESAERKSLVGSGDRSDRIRTYNFPQGRLTDHRINLTLYKLLTIMEGDLDDVVNALQAHEAAEQLAALELNS, from the coding sequence ATGAAACCTTTTTTGCGCCAACAACTCGCCCGCTACGCCGACCGCCTGGGTGAGCTTGAATTTTTGCTCTCGCGCCAGGACATCATGAGCGACATGGCCCAGTTTCTGGTGCTCTCGCGTGAACACACCGACGTAGCCGCGGTTGCCAGCCGCTGGTTGCGTTACCAGCAGCGTGAAGCCGACCTAGCAGGTGCCCAGGAGATGCTCAAAGACGCGGCCGACGACGCCGAGATGCTGGCCATGGCGCAGGAAGAGATCGACGCGGCCAACGCCGAGCTGGCCCAGCTGGAAGCCGAGTTGCAACGCATGTTGCTGCCCAAAGACCCGGACGACGCACGCCCGGCCTTTGTGGAAATCCGCGCCGGCACCGGTGGTGACGAGTCCGCCCTGTTTGCCGCTGACCTGGCGCGCATGTACCTGCGCTACTGCGACCGCAAAGGCTGGAAACACGAGGTGATGAGTGAGTCCGCCAGTGAACTCGGCGGTTACAAAGAACTGGTGTTGCGCATCGAAGGTGACAATGTTTATGGCGCCCTCAAGTTCGAGTCCGGCGGCCACCGCGTGCAACGTGTGCCGGTGACAGAAACCCAGGGTCGCATCCACACCAGCGCCGCCACCGTGGCGGTGATGGCCGAGCCCGACGAGGCTGAGGCGATCAAGATCAACCCGAGTGACCTGCGCATCGACACCTACCGCGCCAGCGGCGCCGGTGGCCAGCACATCAACAAAACCGATTCGGCGGTGCGCATCACCCACCTGCCCACCGGCATCGTAGCCGAATGCCAGGACGGTCGCAGCCAACACAGCAACAAAGCGCAAGCGCTCAAGGTGCTGACCGCCCGCATCCAGGAAAAAGACCGCTCGGAACGCGCCGCCAAGGAGTCGGCCGAGCGCAAAAGCCTGGTCGGCAGCGGTGACCGCAGCGACCGCATCCGCACTTATAACTTCCCGCAAGGCCGCCTGACCGACCACCGCATCAACCTGACACTGTACAAATTGCTGACCATCATGGAAGGCGATCTGGACGATGTGGTGAACGCGCTGCAGGCCCATGAGGCGGCTGAGCAGCTGGCGGCGCTGGAACTCAATAGCTGA
- the prmC gene encoding peptide chain release factor N(5)-glutamine methyltransferase — translation MTQTPPTLAQALVGLQQRGLDRLDAQLLLLHVLGQPDTQRGWLMAHDTDVLPSAKQAELNTLVQRRLAGEPLAYLTGYKAFYGLELQVSPDVLVPRPDTETLVDWALELLPDTTARVLDLGTGSGAIALALKATRLALDVWATDMSPTALAVAQTNAQRLQLEVTFNQGPWLAALPAGTPRFDAIVSNPPYIVDQDPHLAALRFEPIQALTSGTDGLDDLRQIISAAPAHLQAGGWLLLEHGYDQSAAVRQLLTQEGFGQVQSRCDLAGIERCSGGRLAPT, via the coding sequence ATGACACAAACACCTCCCACCCTGGCGCAAGCGCTGGTCGGGTTACAACAGCGTGGCCTGGATCGGCTGGACGCCCAGCTGCTGCTGTTGCATGTGCTGGGCCAGCCAGACACCCAGCGCGGCTGGTTGATGGCGCACGACACCGATGTGCTGCCCTCCGCCAAGCAGGCCGAACTGAACACCCTGGTGCAGCGCCGTCTGGCCGGGGAGCCGCTGGCCTACCTGACCGGTTACAAGGCGTTTTACGGGCTGGAACTGCAAGTCAGTCCCGACGTGCTGGTGCCGCGCCCCGACACCGAAACCCTGGTGGACTGGGCACTGGAGTTGCTGCCCGACACCACAGCACGTGTGCTGGACCTGGGCACCGGCAGCGGTGCGATTGCGCTGGCACTCAAAGCCACACGCCTGGCACTGGATGTTTGGGCCACTGACATGAGTCCGACAGCACTCGCCGTAGCGCAAACCAATGCACAACGCCTGCAACTGGAAGTGACGTTTAACCAAGGCCCGTGGCTGGCTGCCCTGCCCGCTGGCACGCCCCGGTTTGATGCCATTGTCTCGAACCCACCCTACATCGTCGACCAAGACCCGCATCTGGCAGCCTTGAGGTTTGAACCGATTCAGGCACTGACCAGTGGCACGGATGGCCTGGATGACCTGCGCCAGATCATCAGCGCCGCACCTGCCCATCTGCAAGCTGGCGGCTGGCTGCTGCTGGAACATGGTTACGACCAGTCTGCCGCCGTGCGGCAACTGCTGACCCAAGAGGGTTTTGGCCAGGTCCAGTCGCGCTGTGACCTGGCGGGGATTGAGCGCTGCAGCGGCGGCCGCTTGGCACCCACTTGA
- a CDS encoding zinc-binding alcohol dehydrogenase family protein, giving the protein MKAIVYHQHGLPISDPQALFETDLPVPQPGPRDLLVKIHAVAVNPVDTKLRRNVPTPEPRVLGWDAVGTVESVGADVSLFQPGDEIFYAGVIDRPGSYAEYNLVDERIVGHKPRSISQAEAAALPLTAITAWEMLFDRLGVPEGGGAGQTLLVVGAAGGVGSILVQLARQLTQLRVIGTASRPETRDWLLGLGAHMVIDHSLPLFNELQRLGIEEVDLVASLTHTDQHADQIILALKPQGKLALIDDPAKLDVMPLKRKSISLHWELMFTRPLFKTPDMVRQHELLERVSQLVDAGTLKTTLADHFGLVTAENLRRAHALIESGKARGKIVLEGF; this is encoded by the coding sequence TTGAAAGCGATTGTTTATCACCAGCATGGTCTGCCCATCAGCGACCCACAAGCCCTGTTCGAGACAGATTTGCCCGTTCCCCAGCCCGGCCCGCGTGACCTGTTGGTCAAGATCCACGCGGTGGCCGTCAACCCGGTGGACACCAAGCTGCGCCGCAACGTCCCCACGCCAGAGCCGCGTGTGCTGGGCTGGGATGCTGTGGGCACGGTGGAGTCGGTGGGTGCCGATGTCAGCTTGTTCCAACCAGGGGACGAGATCTTTTACGCCGGTGTGATTGACCGCCCGGGCTCGTATGCCGAGTACAACCTGGTGGACGAACGCATCGTGGGCCATAAACCGCGCTCCATCAGCCAGGCCGAGGCCGCTGCTTTGCCGCTGACCGCGATCACCGCTTGGGAAATGTTGTTTGACCGACTGGGTGTGCCCGAGGGCGGTGGCGCAGGTCAAACCCTGCTGGTGGTGGGCGCCGCCGGCGGTGTGGGCTCGATCCTGGTGCAACTGGCCCGGCAACTCACCCAATTGCGGGTCATCGGCACCGCATCACGGCCAGAAACCCGCGACTGGTTGCTGGGCCTGGGCGCACATATGGTGATCGACCACAGCTTGCCGCTGTTCAACGAGCTCCAACGTTTGGGCATCGAGGAAGTTGATCTGGTCGCCAGCCTGACACATACCGACCAGCACGCCGATCAGATCATCTTGGCCTTGAAACCGCAGGGCAAACTGGCCCTGATCGATGATCCGGCCAAACTGGATGTGATGCCCCTCAAACGCAAATCCATTTCGCTGCACTGGGAGCTGATGTTCACCCGGCCGCTGTTCAAGACCCCCGACATGGTGCGCCAGCACGAACTTCTGGAACGGGTCAGCCAGTTGGTGGACGCCGGCACCCTCAAAACCACGCTGGCGGACCACTTTGGTTTGGTGACTGCGGAGAATCTGCGCCGCGCCCACGCGCTGATCGAGAGTGGCAAGGCGCGCGGCAAGATTGTGCTGGAAGGCTTTTGA
- a CDS encoding LysR family transcriptional regulator: MIALQDLQFLVRAGRATSLSEAARATGISPAAGSALVKRLEAELGIKLFVRSTRSLRPSAQALAFLAECEEGLARIELARERLQAGRQVMRGRIQLSLPSDLGRNQVLTWLHAFRGRHPEVSLGLQISDRIAEVYREQVDVALRYGEPKDSSLVALPIAPHNQRVLCASPAYLAQHGRPQEPKDLKQHNCLSFMLSDRNHDNWQFVRDQTKLTVRVTGAIQCDDGDAVRHLARMGAGIAYKSRLDVHQDLKQGTLIALCEDWQGEPAPLYMACPDRSQLRPPVLALRSFLIEKINALD, translated from the coding sequence ATGATCGCCCTGCAAGACCTCCAATTCCTGGTGCGTGCCGGGCGCGCGACCAGCCTGTCAGAAGCAGCGCGGGCCACCGGTATCTCGCCGGCCGCAGGCAGCGCGCTGGTCAAACGGCTGGAAGCCGAGCTGGGCATCAAGCTGTTTGTGCGCTCTACCCGCAGCCTGCGCCCCAGTGCGCAGGCGCTGGCCTTTCTGGCCGAGTGTGAGGAGGGCCTGGCGCGGATCGAACTGGCGCGCGAAAGACTGCAGGCCGGGCGCCAGGTGATGCGCGGGCGCATCCAGCTCTCGCTGCCTTCGGATCTGGGGCGCAACCAGGTGTTGACCTGGTTACATGCGTTTCGAGGACGTCATCCTGAGGTGAGCCTGGGGCTGCAGATCTCGGACCGGATCGCCGAGGTCTACCGCGAACAGGTCGATGTGGCACTGCGTTATGGTGAACCCAAGGATTCAAGCCTGGTGGCGCTGCCCATCGCACCGCACAACCAGCGCGTCTTGTGCGCCTCACCCGCCTATCTGGCGCAACACGGGCGCCCGCAGGAGCCCAAGGACCTCAAACAGCACAACTGCCTGAGTTTTATGCTGAGTGACCGCAACCACGACAACTGGCAGTTTGTGCGCGACCAGACCAAGCTCACCGTGCGGGTCACTGGGGCCATCCAATGTGACGACGGTGACGCGGTCCGGCATCTGGCGCGCATGGGCGCGGGCATCGCCTACAAATCGCGCCTGGATGTGCACCAGGACCTGAAGCAGGGAACCCTGATCGCTTTGTGCGAAGACTGGCAGGGTGAACCTGCACCGCTTTACATGGCCTGCCCCGACCGCAGTCAGCTGCGACCACCGGTGTTGGCGCTGCGCAGCTTTTTGATCGAGAAAATCAACGCCCTGGATTGA
- a CDS encoding SlyX family protein, whose product MPTTTPALPADVSDRLTNLEIKASFSEDLLDKLDQIIIRQQDQIDRLTQELQWLRQQAPAEGAATPRSLRDELPPHY is encoded by the coding sequence ATGCCAACCACCACCCCCGCCCTGCCCGCCGATGTCAGCGACCGCCTGACCAATCTGGAGATCAAGGCCAGCTTTTCTGAGGACCTGCTCGACAAACTCGACCAGATCATCATCCGCCAGCAAGATCAGATTGATCGCCTGACACAAGAGCTGCAATGGCTGCGCCAGCAGGCGCCAGCGGAAGGTGCGGCCACGCCACGCAGCCTGCGTGATGAGCTGCCACCGCACTACTGA